A region of Modestobacter marinus DNA encodes the following proteins:
- the pdxY gene encoding pyridoxal kinase PdxY, which produces MFWRMVNVLSIQSHVAYGHAGNASAVFPLQRLGVEVWPVHTVQFSNHTGYGAWTGRVFDGQAVDEVVQGIEDRGALARCDAVLSGYLGSADIGHAVLGSVAKVRSANPAAVWCCDPVIGDVGRGVFVRPGIPEFMREVAVPAADIVTPNHYELDLLSQSETRSLASVKDAVSAVQALGPRVVLTTSLVAEDTPDDAVDLLASEGGRHFRVRTPRLDLSVNGAGDAIAALFLAHWLRTRSAGDALARAAASVFGLLRLTAEAGSREILLVAAQDEYVTPTRTFDVTEV; this is translated from the coding sequence ATGTTCTGGCGCATGGTCAACGTCCTGTCGATCCAGTCCCACGTCGCCTACGGGCACGCCGGCAACGCCTCGGCGGTGTTCCCGCTGCAGCGGCTGGGCGTGGAGGTCTGGCCGGTGCACACCGTCCAGTTCTCCAACCACACCGGCTACGGCGCCTGGACCGGCCGGGTGTTCGACGGGCAGGCCGTCGACGAGGTCGTGCAGGGCATCGAGGACCGCGGCGCGCTCGCCCGCTGCGACGCCGTGCTCTCCGGCTACCTGGGGTCGGCCGACATCGGCCACGCCGTGCTCGGGTCGGTGGCCAAGGTGCGCAGCGCCAACCCGGCGGCCGTCTGGTGCTGCGACCCGGTGATCGGCGACGTCGGGCGCGGGGTCTTCGTCCGGCCCGGCATCCCGGAGTTCATGCGGGAGGTCGCCGTCCCGGCCGCCGACATCGTCACCCCGAACCACTACGAGCTGGACCTGCTCTCCCAGTCCGAGACCCGGTCGCTGGCGTCGGTCAAGGACGCCGTGTCCGCCGTCCAGGCGCTGGGCCCGCGCGTGGTGCTGACCACCTCGCTGGTCGCCGAGGACACCCCGGACGACGCCGTCGACCTGCTGGCGTCGGAGGGCGGCCGGCACTTCCGGGTGCGCACCCCGCGCCTGGACCTGTCGGTCAACGGGGCCGGCGACGCGATCGCCGCGCTCTTCCTGGCGCACTGGCTGAGGACCCGGTCGGCCGGCGACGCGCTGGCCCGGGCCGCTGCGTCGGTGTTCGGCCTGCTGCGGCTGACCGCGGAGGCGGGCTCCCGGGAGATCCTGCTGGTCGCCGCGCAGGACGAGTACGTCACCCCCACCCGCACCTTCGACGTCACCGAGGTCTGA
- a CDS encoding Fur family transcriptional regulator has translation MIRNTRQRTAVNAVFDELEGFHSAQEVHARMRAAGDSIGLSTVYRAVQALVDDGELDSIRTDAGEAIYRRCSTRHHHHLVCRVCGRTEEVEGPTVERWADRVAGEHGFVDVTHTLEIFGTCAACHRAAAAAEAPSADRPG, from the coding sequence ATGATCCGCAACACCCGCCAGCGCACCGCCGTCAACGCCGTCTTCGACGAGCTCGAGGGCTTCCACAGCGCGCAGGAGGTGCACGCCCGGATGCGCGCCGCCGGCGACTCGATCGGGCTGTCGACGGTCTACCGGGCCGTCCAGGCCCTCGTCGACGACGGCGAGCTCGACTCGATCCGCACCGACGCCGGTGAGGCGATCTACCGCCGGTGCAGCACCCGGCACCACCACCACCTGGTGTGCCGGGTCTGCGGCCGGACCGAGGAGGTCGAGGGCCCGACCGTCGAGCGCTGGGCCGACCGGGTGGCCGGCGAGCACGGCTTCGTCGACGTCACGCACACGCTGGAGATCTTCGGCACCTGCGCCGCCTGCCACCGCGCCGCGGCGGCCGCCGAGGCGCCGTCGGCCGACCGGCCGGGCTGA
- a CDS encoding DUF1490 family protein: MSETKKNRGATAGRVLRKAAGTVATGVVGVAVVRAAERGETGSLPRRLAVGATKWGIRGARRAEVGVERARLAAGDVRAQAYADLGEQVPPPADRSGGHDHQH, encoded by the coding sequence ATGAGCGAGACGAAGAAGAACCGCGGCGCGACCGCCGGCCGGGTGCTGCGCAAGGCGGCCGGGACGGTGGCGACCGGGGTCGTCGGCGTGGCCGTCGTCCGCGCTGCCGAGCGCGGCGAGACCGGCAGCCTGCCCCGCCGCCTGGCGGTCGGGGCGACGAAGTGGGGCATCCGCGGGGCCCGCCGCGCCGAGGTCGGCGTGGAGCGTGCCCGGCTCGCCGCGGGGGACGTCCGTGCCCAGGCCTACGCCGACCTGGGTGAGCAGGTGCCCCCGCCGGCCGACCGCTCCGGCGGCCACGACCACCAGCACTGA
- the mgrA gene encoding L-glyceraldehyde 3-phosphate reductase: protein MAYSAESTRYDSMTYRRTGRSGLDLPAVSLGLWHNFGDDVPFDRQRDVLRRAFDLGITHFDLANNYGPPYGSAETNFGRHLADDFRPYRDELVLSTKAGYDMWPGPYGQGGGSRKYVLSSLDQSLQRMGVEYVDVFYSHRPDPTTPLVETMGALHTAVQSGKALYAGISSYSPEMTAEAAAILADLGTPLLIHQPSYSMLNRWIETQGLLDTLADVGAGCIAFSPLAQGMLTDKYLDGVPAGSRADQGKSLDPGMITPEYVTHVRALNELAQARGQSLPQLALSWALRDPRVTSVLIGASSVRQLEQNVAALENLEFSSEELAAIDQHAVDAGIDLWQAAREASA from the coding sequence ATGGCCTACAGCGCGGAGAGCACCCGCTACGACTCGATGACCTACCGGCGCACCGGCAGGAGCGGCCTGGACCTGCCGGCCGTGAGCCTCGGGCTCTGGCACAACTTCGGGGACGACGTCCCCTTCGACCGGCAGCGGGACGTCCTGCGGCGCGCCTTCGACCTGGGGATCACCCACTTCGACCTGGCCAACAACTACGGCCCGCCCTACGGCAGCGCGGAGACCAACTTCGGCCGGCACCTGGCCGACGACTTCCGCCCGTACCGCGACGAGCTGGTCCTCTCCACCAAGGCCGGCTACGACATGTGGCCGGGCCCGTACGGGCAGGGCGGCGGCTCCCGCAAGTACGTGCTGTCCAGCTTGGACCAGTCACTGCAACGGATGGGTGTCGAGTACGTCGACGTCTTCTACAGCCACCGACCCGACCCGACGACGCCGCTGGTGGAGACGATGGGCGCGCTGCACACGGCCGTCCAGTCGGGCAAGGCCCTCTACGCCGGCATCTCCAGCTACTCCCCGGAGATGACCGCGGAGGCGGCGGCGATCCTGGCCGACCTGGGGACGCCACTGCTGATCCACCAGCCCTCGTACTCGATGCTGAACCGCTGGATCGAGACGCAGGGGCTGCTGGACACCCTCGCCGACGTGGGCGCCGGCTGCATCGCCTTCTCCCCGCTGGCCCAGGGCATGCTCACCGACAAGTACCTCGACGGCGTCCCGGCGGGCTCGCGGGCCGACCAGGGCAAGTCGCTGGACCCGGGGATGATCACCCCCGAGTACGTCACGCACGTGCGGGCGCTGAACGAGCTGGCCCAGGCCCGCGGCCAGAGCCTGCCGCAGCTGGCGCTGTCCTGGGCGCTGCGCGACCCGCGGGTCACCTCGGTGCTGATCGGGGCGAGCAGCGTGCGGCAGCTGGAGCAGAACGTCGCCGCGCTGGAGAACCTGGAGTTCAGCTCCGAGGAGCTGGCCGCGATCGACCAGCACGCCGTCGACGCCGGCATCGACCTCTGGCAGGCCGCCCGGGAGGCCTCGGCCTGA
- a CDS encoding pentapeptide repeat-containing protein → MPDPRPLLPLLADARRDLTADCSRCNGLCCVLPAFAASADFAIDKPAGTPCPNLQPDSRCGIHDRLRDRGFPGCTVFDCFGAGQRVTQDVFGGADWRTDAATRAATAAVFPVMRQLTELLWYLTEATALLPAGPLHTEVTAARTRTEQLTGTGADELAALDAAAYRSEVGELLGRVSDAVRADVPGRARDRRGADLMGAALRGADLHGASLRGAYLIGADLRGADLRHADLLGADLRAADLRGADLTGALFLTQPQLTAALGDGGTTLPEWLTRPAHWSTSRSAAPPSRGRRPRRR, encoded by the coding sequence GTGCCCGACCCGCGTCCTCTCCTGCCGCTGCTGGCCGACGCCCGGCGGGACCTGACCGCTGACTGCAGTCGCTGTAACGGGCTGTGCTGCGTCCTCCCGGCGTTCGCCGCCTCGGCGGACTTCGCCATCGACAAGCCGGCCGGCACGCCCTGCCCGAACCTGCAGCCGGACTCGCGGTGCGGCATCCACGACCGGCTGCGCGACCGCGGGTTCCCCGGCTGCACGGTGTTCGACTGCTTCGGGGCCGGCCAGCGGGTCACCCAGGACGTGTTCGGCGGCGCGGACTGGCGCACCGACGCCGCCACCCGGGCGGCGACCGCCGCCGTCTTCCCGGTCATGCGGCAGCTGACCGAGCTGCTCTGGTACCTCACCGAGGCGACCGCACTGCTGCCCGCCGGGCCGCTGCACACCGAGGTGACCGCGGCCCGCACCCGCACCGAGCAGCTGACCGGCACCGGCGCCGACGAGCTGGCCGCGCTGGACGCCGCCGCGTACCGCAGCGAGGTCGGGGAGCTGCTCGGCCGGGTCAGCGACGCCGTCCGGGCCGACGTGCCCGGCCGGGCCCGGGACCGCCGCGGCGCCGACCTGATGGGCGCGGCGCTGCGCGGTGCGGACCTGCACGGGGCCAGCCTGCGGGGCGCGTACCTGATCGGGGCGGACCTGCGCGGTGCCGATCTGCGCCACGCCGACCTGCTGGGTGCCGACCTGCGCGCTGCCGACCTGCGGGGCGCCGACCTCACCGGTGCGCTGTTCCTCACCCAGCCGCAGCTGACCGCCGCCCTCGGGGACGGCGGCACGACGCTGCCGGAGTGGCTGACCCGGCCCGCGCACTGGTCGACTTCCAGGTCAGCCGCACCCCCGAGCCGCGGCCGCCGCCCCCGTCGTCGCTGA
- a CDS encoding putative quinol monooxygenase — translation MILIVVKWPVRPEFDERWSELVREFTEAVRAEPGNVFFEWSRSVEEPHTWVLVEGFRDAEAGAVHTASDHFQKAISEMPDWVSATPSIMFVDSPDLAGWGPMGEVQPRG, via the coding sequence GTGATCCTCATCGTGGTGAAGTGGCCGGTCCGTCCGGAGTTCGACGAGCGTTGGTCCGAGCTCGTCCGGGAGTTCACCGAGGCCGTGCGCGCCGAGCCGGGCAACGTCTTCTTCGAGTGGTCCCGCAGCGTGGAGGAGCCGCACACCTGGGTGCTCGTGGAGGGCTTCCGCGACGCCGAGGCCGGTGCGGTGCACACCGCCTCCGACCACTTCCAGAAGGCGATCTCGGAGATGCCCGACTGGGTGTCGGCGACGCCGTCGATCATGTTCGTCGACTCCCCCGACCTGGCCGGCTGGGGCCCGATGGGCGAGGTCCAGCCCCGCGGCTGA
- a CDS encoding heme-degrading domain-containing protein, giving the protein MSDFPPLAELAAQEEELQLLSFTNDDAWTLGTDLVARARDGGLPVAIEVSRHSHQLFHAAMTGATPDNDAWIARKAATVHRFGHSSLFVGQRSREAGTTFEEQFGLDPQQYVAHGGGFPLLVRGVGPVGVVVVSGLPQVEDHAMVVAALRALVSQQGA; this is encoded by the coding sequence ATGAGCGACTTCCCGCCCCTCGCCGAGCTCGCCGCCCAGGAGGAGGAGCTGCAGCTGCTCAGCTTCACCAACGACGACGCCTGGACCCTCGGCACCGACCTGGTGGCCCGCGCCCGGGACGGCGGGCTGCCCGTGGCGATCGAGGTCTCCCGGCACTCCCACCAGCTCTTCCACGCCGCGATGACCGGGGCGACGCCGGACAACGACGCCTGGATCGCGCGCAAGGCCGCCACCGTGCACCGGTTCGGGCACAGCTCCCTCTTCGTCGGCCAGCGCTCCCGCGAGGCCGGGACGACGTTCGAGGAGCAGTTCGGGCTGGACCCGCAGCAGTACGTGGCGCACGGCGGGGGCTTCCCGCTGCTGGTGCGCGGCGTGGGCCCGGTGGGCGTGGTGGTGGTCTCCGGACTGCCGCAGGTCGAGGACCACGCGATGGTCGTCGCCGCGCTGCGCGCGCTCGTGTCCCAGCAGGGCGCCTGA
- a CDS encoding TIGR03943 family putative permease subunit, producing MSSRPDRTTQHVLLLLLGVVVLFVAGSDRYLDYVRAGFRPLLLGAGVVVVLLAVAGLRRPRGGVEHDHPGPAVGWLLAAPVAVVLVVAPPALGSYSAGRQSAAPVAVPAQPSSAGIGADDPGSDHRTMTLFSYHVWSLAPDTSALEGRRVRLVGFVSPRAAGGWYVTRFDINCCAADATALRVAVPDGPAAFEPDQWVEVVGTHVPPQVDPAVGYPEPTIDATSVAAVEAPAEPYE from the coding sequence GTGAGCAGCCGCCCGGACCGGACCACCCAGCACGTGCTCCTCCTGCTGCTCGGCGTCGTCGTCCTGTTCGTGGCCGGCAGCGACCGGTACCTGGACTACGTGCGGGCCGGCTTCCGGCCGCTGCTGCTCGGCGCCGGGGTGGTGGTCGTGCTGCTCGCGGTCGCCGGGCTGCGTCGACCTCGGGGCGGGGTGGAGCACGACCACCCGGGCCCGGCGGTCGGGTGGCTGCTGGCCGCGCCGGTGGCGGTGGTCCTGGTCGTCGCTCCGCCCGCGCTCGGCTCGTACTCCGCCGGCCGGCAGTCCGCAGCCCCGGTCGCGGTGCCCGCCCAGCCGTCGTCGGCGGGCATCGGGGCGGACGATCCCGGCAGCGACCACCGGACGATGACGCTGTTCAGCTACCACGTCTGGTCACTGGCCCCGGACACCAGCGCGCTGGAGGGGCGCCGGGTCCGGCTGGTCGGCTTCGTCTCGCCCCGGGCGGCCGGCGGCTGGTACGTCACCCGCTTCGACATCAACTGCTGCGCCGCCGACGCCACCGCCCTCCGGGTGGCCGTGCCGGACGGGCCGGCGGCGTTCGAGCCCGACCAGTGGGTGGAGGTGGTCGGCACGCACGTCCCGCCGCAGGTGGACCCGGCGGTCGGGTACCCGGAGCCGACGATCGACGCGACCTCGGTGGCCGCGGTGGAGGCGCCGGCCGAGCCCTACGAGTGA
- a CDS encoding heavy metal translocating P-type ATPase → METATGTARLVSDAAGRLRLAVPALTGAPARAVALEDLLDAVPGVRTAHAYPVTGQVLVWLDADADAEDDVRADVLRVAASAVALPAAAEVARAPRSADVANGELVRIAVGGAALALLGVRRYGFGRPPVLTGRSRLVATALTIFTGYPFVKGAAGALAGRRSAGTDALVTAATIASLLLRENVVALTVLWLLNIGEWLQSVTLRRTRRAISALLAGTETTAWVILPGEAGEPDVERQVDLARLRVGDLVVVHDQTTLPVDGVVVEGTGVVDQAAITGEPLPVQVTPGATVHAGSVNLRGRLVVRASATGSDTAIGRIIARVEQATDDRAPIQTVGENFSRRFVPASFALAGLTWLVTRDVRRAMTMLLIACPCAVGLATPTAVSAAIGNGASRGLLIKGGAHLEAAGRVDAVVFDKTGTLTIGRPVVTNVVSFSDDWTPERVLGYAASSEVHSRHPLAQAVIRSTEERHVFIPPHEECEVLLGLGMRTQADGRVLLLGSEPLMASEGVAVGDAAQGWLDRLRAAAETPLLLAVDGELVGLVSLRDEVRPESREVLETLRATGVQRIVMLTGDHESTAAAVAAELGVTEWRAEVLPEHKQDVVAALQAEGHTVAMVGDGTNDAPALAAADIGIAMGVSGTDVAVETADVALVGDDLRHLLDLRELGRQTLGVVRQNYGMSIAVNGVGLAVAGGGALSPVLAAVLHNASSVAVAVNSARLVRHRGAGRPEPAR, encoded by the coding sequence GTGGAGACGGCGACCGGCACCGCCCGGCTGGTCAGTGACGCCGCTGGCCGGCTGCGGCTCGCCGTCCCGGCGCTGACCGGTGCACCCGCGCGGGCGGTGGCGCTGGAGGACCTGCTGGACGCGGTGCCCGGCGTCCGCACCGCGCACGCCTACCCGGTGACCGGTCAGGTGCTGGTCTGGCTGGACGCCGACGCCGACGCCGAGGACGACGTCCGGGCCGACGTGCTGCGGGTGGCGGCCTCGGCCGTTGCGCTGCCTGCGGCCGCCGAGGTGGCGCGGGCGCCGCGGTCGGCGGACGTGGCCAACGGGGAGCTGGTGCGGATCGCCGTCGGCGGTGCCGCCCTGGCCCTGCTGGGCGTGCGCCGGTACGGGTTCGGCCGGCCGCCGGTCCTCACCGGGCGCAGCCGGCTGGTGGCGACGGCGCTGACGATCTTCACCGGCTACCCGTTCGTGAAGGGCGCCGCCGGCGCGCTGGCCGGCAGGCGCAGCGCGGGCACCGACGCGCTGGTCACCGCCGCGACCATCGCCAGCCTGCTGCTGCGGGAGAACGTCGTGGCGCTGACCGTGCTGTGGCTGCTGAACATCGGCGAGTGGCTGCAGTCGGTCACCCTGCGCCGCACCCGCCGCGCGATCTCCGCCTTGCTGGCCGGCACCGAGACCACCGCCTGGGTGATCCTGCCCGGGGAGGCGGGCGAGCCCGACGTCGAACGGCAGGTCGACCTGGCCCGGCTGCGGGTCGGCGACCTCGTCGTGGTGCACGACCAGACGACGCTGCCGGTCGACGGCGTGGTCGTCGAGGGCACCGGCGTGGTCGACCAGGCCGCGATCACCGGCGAGCCGCTGCCGGTGCAGGTCACCCCGGGGGCGACGGTGCACGCCGGGTCGGTCAACCTGCGCGGCCGGCTGGTGGTGCGCGCCTCGGCCACCGGCTCGGACACCGCGATCGGCCGGATCATCGCCCGGGTCGAGCAGGCCACCGACGACCGGGCGCCGATCCAGACCGTGGGCGAGAACTTCTCCCGCCGCTTCGTGCCCGCTTCCTTCGCCCTCGCCGGGCTGACCTGGCTGGTCACCCGGGACGTGCGGCGGGCGATGACCATGCTGCTGATCGCCTGCCCGTGTGCGGTCGGGCTGGCCACGCCGACCGCGGTCAGCGCCGCGATCGGCAACGGCGCCTCCCGCGGCCTGCTGATCAAGGGCGGCGCGCACCTGGAGGCCGCCGGCCGGGTGGACGCCGTCGTCTTCGACAAGACCGGCACGCTGACCATCGGCCGTCCGGTGGTCACCAACGTCGTCTCCTTCTCCGACGACTGGACGCCCGAGCGGGTGCTCGGCTACGCCGCCAGCTCCGAGGTGCACTCCCGCCACCCGCTGGCCCAGGCGGTGATCCGCTCCACCGAGGAGCGGCACGTGTTCATCCCGCCGCACGAGGAGTGCGAGGTGCTGCTCGGGTTGGGCATGCGCACCCAGGCCGACGGCCGCGTGCTGCTGCTGGGCAGCGAGCCGCTGATGGCCAGCGAGGGCGTGGCCGTGGGCGACGCGGCCCAGGGCTGGCTCGACCGGCTGCGGGCCGCGGCGGAGACCCCGCTGCTGCTGGCCGTCGACGGCGAGCTGGTCGGGCTGGTCAGCCTCCGCGACGAGGTGCGGCCGGAGTCCCGGGAGGTGCTGGAGACGCTGCGGGCCACCGGGGTGCAGCGGATCGTGATGCTCACCGGCGACCACGAGAGCACCGCTGCCGCCGTCGCCGCCGAGCTCGGGGTGACCGAGTGGCGGGCCGAGGTGCTGCCCGAGCACAAGCAGGACGTCGTCGCGGCACTGCAGGCCGAGGGGCACACCGTCGCGATGGTCGGCGACGGCACCAACGACGCCCCGGCCCTCGCCGCGGCCGACATCGGCATCGCGATGGGGGTCTCCGGCACCGACGTGGCGGTGGAGACCGCCGACGTGGCGCTGGTCGGCGACGACCTGCGGCACCTGCTGGACCTGCGTGAGCTGGGCCGGCAGACGCTGGGCGTGGTGCGGCAGAACTACGGCATGTCGATCGCGGTCAACGGGGTCGGGCTGGCCGTCGCCGGCGGCGGGGCGCTGTCCCCCGTGCTCGCTGCCGTGCTGCACAACGCCTCGTCGGTCGCCGTCGCGGTCAACTCGGCCCGGCTCGTCCGGCACCGGGGCGCCGGACGACCGGAGCCCGCCCGGTAG
- a CDS encoding permease, translating into MLLHFLAPASLQQPVVLAWSTVFVAVCLQALPFLVLGVALSAAISTLVPPSFFTRALPRRPALAVPVAGVAGVVLPGCECASVPVAGSLVRRGVTPAAALAFLLAAPAINPVVLVATAVAFPGQPEMVAARFLASLGVALVMGWLWTLLGRSEWLQLARLPAAAPGLSRLAGFREAMAHDLVHAGGFLVVGGAAAATLGVLVPRSWLEQVAASPVLAVLVLAALAVLLAICSEADAFVAASLTSFSLTARLAFLVVGPAVDVKLIALQAGTFGRGFALRFAPVTFGVAVLLAVGVGAVLL; encoded by the coding sequence GTGCTGCTGCACTTCCTCGCCCCCGCCTCCCTGCAGCAGCCGGTGGTGCTGGCCTGGAGCACCGTCTTCGTCGCCGTCTGCCTGCAGGCGCTGCCCTTCCTGGTGCTGGGCGTGGCGCTGTCGGCAGCGATCAGCACGCTGGTGCCGCCGTCCTTCTTCACCCGGGCGCTGCCCCGCCGGCCTGCGCTGGCCGTGCCGGTGGCCGGGGTGGCCGGGGTGGTGCTGCCCGGCTGCGAGTGCGCCTCGGTGCCGGTCGCCGGCAGCCTGGTGCGGCGCGGGGTGACCCCGGCGGCGGCGCTGGCCTTCCTGCTCGCAGCCCCGGCGATCAACCCGGTGGTGCTCGTCGCCACGGCCGTGGCCTTCCCCGGCCAGCCGGAGATGGTGGCCGCCCGCTTCCTGGCCTCGCTGGGGGTGGCGCTGGTGATGGGCTGGCTGTGGACCCTGCTGGGCCGCAGTGAGTGGCTGCAGCTCGCCCGGCTGCCCGCCGCGGCGCCGGGGCTGAGCCGGCTCGCCGGCTTCCGCGAGGCGATGGCGCACGACCTGGTGCACGCCGGCGGCTTCCTGGTCGTCGGCGGTGCGGCCGCGGCGACGTTGGGGGTGCTGGTGCCGCGGAGCTGGCTGGAGCAGGTCGCGGCGTCCCCGGTGCTCGCGGTGCTGGTGCTGGCGGCCCTCGCGGTGCTGCTGGCGATCTGCTCGGAGGCCGACGCCTTCGTGGCGGCGAGCCTCACGTCCTTCTCGCTCACCGCCCGGCTGGCGTTCCTCGTCGTGGGTCCCGCCGTCGACGTGAAGCTGATCGCGCTCCAGGCGGGCACCTTCGGCCGCGGCTTCGCGCTCCGGTTCGCGCCGGTCACCTTCGGCGTCGCGGTGCTGCTGGCGGTCGGGGTGGGGGCGGTCCTGCTGTGA